Proteins from a genomic interval of Melospiza georgiana isolate bMelGeo1 chromosome 20, bMelGeo1.pri, whole genome shotgun sequence:
- the GTF3C4 gene encoding general transcription factor 3C polypeptide 4, with amino-acid sequence MVIHRTAVPAPAAACMLKVGPKKEVAECKEKFASSVDPTVSQTFMLDRVFNPEGKSLPPLRGFKYSSWSPLGCDANGRCLLAALTMDNRLSIHANLNRLQWVQLVDLTELYGERLLEAGYRLCKADAPCGQLGDFPEFQRRHSMQAPVRMEWSGICTTQQVKHNNECRDVGSVLLAVLFENGNIAVWQFQLPFLGKESITSCNTIESGISSPSVLAWWEYEHNNRKMSGLIVGSAYGPVKIIPVNLKAVKGYFTLRQPVVLWQEMDQLPVHSIKCIPLYHPYQKCSCSLVVAARGPYVFWCLLLISKAGLNVHNSHVTGLHSLPIVSMTADKQNGTVYTCSSDGKVRQLIPIFTDVALKFEHQLIKLSEVFGCVRTHGIAVSPCGAYLAVITTEGMANGLHPVNKNYQVQFVTLKTFEEAAAQLLESSVQNLFRQVDLTDLVRWKILKDKHIPQFLQEALDKKIESCGSTYFWRFKLFLLRILYQSMQKTPSEVTWRPSHEDAKILISDSPGMGSTEDDQEEGTSKQASKQSLGDTGKGVDIDDTAEDSLHQSSDSGGREPMVEKLLEIQAQIEAVEMHLTREHMKRVLGEVYLHTWITENTSIPTRGVCDFLMSDDAYDDRTARVLIGHILKKMNKQTFPEHCSLCKEILPFTDRKQAVCSNGHIWLRCFLTYQSCQSLVYRRCLLHDSIARHPTPEDPEWIRRLLQGPCTFCDSPVF; translated from the exons GTGGGCCCAAAGAAGGAGGTGGCCGAGTGCAAGGAGAAATTCGCCAGCTCAGTGGATCCCACCGTCAGCCAGACCTTCATGCTGGACCGGGTGTTCAACCCCGAGGGGAAGTCGCTGCCGCCGCTGCGGGGTTTCAAATACTCCAGCTGGTCCCCCCTGGGCTGTGACGCCAACGGGCGCTGCCTGCTGGCTGCCCTGACCATGGACAACCGCCTGAGCATCCACGCCAACCTCAACCGGCTGCAGTGGGTGCAGCTGGTGGATCTGACCGAGCTGTACGGAGAGCGCCTGCTGGAGGCTGGGTACAGACTGTGCAAGGCTGACGCTCCCTGCGGGCAGCTGGGGGATTTCCCCGAGTTCCAGAGGAGACACAGCATGCAGGCCCCCGTGCGCATGGAGTGGTCGGGCATCTGCACCACCCAGCAGGTGAAGCACAACAACGAGTGCCGGGATGTGGGCAGCGTGCTGCTGGCCGTGCTCTTTGAGAATGGCAACATTGCTGTGTGGCAGTTCCAGCTGCCCTTCCTGGGGAAGGAATCCATCACTTCCTGCAACACCATCGAGTCGGGAATAAGCTCCCCCAGCGTGCTGGCGTGGTGGGAGTACGAGCACAACAACCGCAAGATGAGCGGGCTGATCGTGGGCAGCGCCTACGGCCCGGTGAAGATCATCCCCGTCAACCTCAAGGCGGTCAAAGGCTACTTCACACTGAGACAGCCCGTGGTGCTGTGGCAGGAGATGGACCAGCTGCCTGTGCACAGCATCAAATGCATCCCTCTCTACCACCCCTAccagaaatgcagctgcagcctggtggTGGCTGCCAGAGGCCCTTACGTGTTCTGGTGCCTGCTGCTGATATCCAAAGCGGGGCTGAACGTGCACAACTCCCACGTGACGGGGCTCCACTCCTTGCCCATTGTCTCCATGACTGCAGACAAGCAGAATGGCACGGTGTACACCTGCTCCAGCGATGGCAAGGTCAGGCAGCTCATCCCCATATTCACAGACGTTGCTTTAAAGTTTGAGCACCAGCTGATAAAGCTCTCAGAGGTGTTTGGCTGTGTCAGGACTCATGGGATTGCTGTCAGCCCCTGTGGGGCGTACCTGGCGGTCATCACCACCGAGGGCATGGCCAATGGGCTGCACCCTGTCAACAAAAACTACCAGGTTCAGTTTGTCACCCTCAAGACCTTTGAGgaggcagctgcacagctcttGGAATCTTCTGTTCAGAATCTTTTCAGGCAAGTGGACTTGACGGATCTCGTACGCTGGAAAATCTTGAAGGATAAGCACATTCCTCAGTTCTTACAGGAAGCACTGGATAAAAAGATAGAGAGCTGTGGTTCCACTTACTTCTGGAGGTTTAAGTTGTTTCTCTTGAGGATTTTGTACCAGTCGATGCAGAAAACCCCCTCAGAGGTCACGTGGAGACCTTCACACGAGGACGCCAAAATCTTGATATCAGATTCCCCTGGGATGGGCAGCACTGAAGATGATCAGGAGGAAGGAACTTCAAAACAAGCCAgcaagcagagcctgggggacacaggcAAAGGTGTGGACATTGATGACACTGCAGAGGATTCTCTCCATCAGTCAAGTGACTCTGGAGGCCGTGAGCCAATGGTAGAAAAGCTGCTTGAAATACAGGCACAGATTGAGGCTGTAGAAATGCACTTGACACGAGAGCACATGAAACGGGTGTTGGGAGAAGTTTACCTGCACACATGGATTACAGAGAACACCAGCATTCCCACCAGGGGAGTCTGTGACTTCCTCATGTCTGATGATGCCTATGATGACAGAACAGCACGA GTGCTGATTGGGCACATCCTGAAGAAGATGAACAAGCAGACCTTCCCTGAGCACTGCAGCTTGTGCAAGGAGATCCTGCCCTTCACCGACCGCAAGCAGGCCGTGTGCTCCAACGGCCACATCTGGCTCAG GTGCTTTCTGACCTACCAGTCCTGCCAGAGTTTGGTGTACAGGAGGTGTTTGCTTCACGACAGCATTGCACGGCACCCAACCCCAGAAG ATCCTGAATGGATCAGGAGGTTATTGCAGGGACCTTGCACCTTCTGTGATTCTCCTGTGTTCTAG